From one Verrucomicrobiota bacterium genomic stretch:
- the secY gene encoding preprotein translocase subunit SecY produces the protein MLSKIASTFSNCFKIPELKSRIVFTLVVLAICRLISMVPIPGLDGAALAQFAKENAAQANSLVGLYSLFTGGAFEQCAVGALGIMPYISATIIIQLLTAVLPQLSKLAREEGGRAKMIQYGRYLTVLLCLGQGLFMAFGWEHPTKIPGFSNFPGKLVLAENLMWYRFQTVIILTTATLLLMWLGEQITERGIGNGVSLVITIGIVAQFPQAGQVLHTMFFPPEGVQRQFNLLHGAALVLLLLAVVAGVIAVTQAQRKIPVQYAQRAVGRKVYAGGQSFMPLRVNYAGVMPVIFAQAILMFPSLIALEIGSRFDLKFFQELARLLQEGSALYLILYGFMILFFSYFWVATQFNELQIADDLKKHGGYVPGVRPGQATSDFLHQTMSRITLAGAVFLTVIAVIPILMRNLLNIDFHVAQFFGGTSMLITVGVMLDTMRQMESHLLMRHYDGFLKKGRLKGRF, from the coding sequence ATGCTCTCCAAGATCGCCAGTACCTTTTCGAATTGTTTCAAGATTCCGGAACTCAAGTCCCGGATTGTCTTCACGCTTGTCGTTCTGGCGATTTGCCGTTTGATTTCGATGGTTCCGATTCCGGGACTCGATGGAGCGGCGCTGGCGCAATTCGCGAAAGAGAACGCCGCGCAGGCGAATTCCCTGGTGGGGCTGTACAGTCTTTTCACCGGGGGCGCGTTTGAACAGTGCGCGGTGGGCGCCCTGGGGATCATGCCTTACATCAGCGCGACGATCATCATTCAATTGTTGACGGCGGTGCTGCCCCAGTTGAGCAAACTGGCCAGGGAGGAGGGCGGCAGGGCGAAGATGATTCAGTATGGGAGGTATCTGACGGTGCTTCTCTGTTTGGGGCAAGGCTTGTTCATGGCCTTTGGCTGGGAACATCCGACCAAGATTCCGGGTTTCTCGAATTTTCCCGGCAAGCTGGTGTTGGCGGAGAACCTGATGTGGTATCGTTTTCAGACGGTGATCATCCTGACCACGGCCACGTTGCTTCTGATGTGGCTGGGCGAGCAGATCACGGAGCGCGGCATCGGGAATGGCGTTTCGCTGGTGATCACGATCGGCATCGTTGCGCAATTTCCCCAGGCTGGACAGGTTCTGCACACGATGTTTTTCCCACCGGAAGGAGTGCAACGGCAGTTCAACTTGCTGCATGGTGCGGCGCTGGTTTTGCTCCTGTTGGCGGTGGTGGCGGGTGTGATCGCGGTGACTCAAGCGCAGCGCAAGATTCCGGTGCAATATGCCCAGCGTGCGGTGGGGCGGAAGGTTTATGCCGGGGGTCAGTCGTTCATGCCTTTGCGGGTGAATTACGCGGGGGTGATGCCGGTGATTTTCGCCCAGGCCATCCTCATGTTTCCGAGTTTGATCGCGTTGGAGATCGGGTCGCGATTCGATCTGAAGTTTTTCCAGGAGCTCGCCCGGTTGTTGCAGGAGGGATCGGCTCTTTATCTGATCCTCTATGGGTTCATGATTTTGTTCTTCAGTTATTTCTGGGTGGCGACCCAGTTTAACGAGCTTCAGATCGCCGATGACCTGAAGAAGCACGGCGGTTATGTTCCAGGCGTGCGTCCGGGCCAGGCCACGAGCGACTTTCTGCACCAGACCATGAGCCGCATCACGCTGGCGGGGGCGGTGTTCCTGACCGTCATCGCGGTGATTCCCATTTTGATGAGGAATCTGCTGAACATCGATTTTCACGTGGCGCAGTTCTTCGGCGGCACGAGCATGCTCATCACGGTGGGTGTGATGCTGGACACGATGCGGCAAATGGAGAGCCATTTGTTGATGCGGCATTATGACGGCTTTTTGAAGAAGGGCCGGCTGAAGGGCCGTTTCTAA
- a CDS encoding 50S ribosomal protein L15 yields the protein MRLHTLRPRPGAKHRTKRLGQGESSGHGKTSGRGGKGQSARSGSSIRIGFEGGQMPLIRRMPKRGFNNARHATVYAPVNVEALNRFEAGARVDEAALRASGLVSGRADGVKILGGGELGRKLTVVANAFSGQARAKIEAAGGSCETAGSASI from the coding sequence ATGAGACTACATACATTGCGCCCCCGTCCGGGAGCCAAACATCGCACGAAACGGCTCGGACAGGGCGAGTCCAGCGGGCACGGGAAAACGAGCGGCCGGGGCGGCAAAGGGCAAAGCGCGCGATCGGGAAGCAGCATCCGAATCGGGTTTGAGGGCGGTCAGATGCCCTTGATCCGGCGCATGCCGAAGCGCGGTTTTAACAATGCGCGTCATGCGACCGTTTACGCGCCCGTGAACGTGGAAGCGCTGAACCGTTTCGAGGCGGGGGCACGGGTGGACGAGGCGGCACTGCGGGCGTCGGGGCTGGTTTCGGGCCGGGCGGACGGGGTGAAGATTTTGGGCGGGGGGGAGCTCGGACGCAAGTTGACGGTAGTGGCGAACGCTTTTAGCGGGCAGGCGCGGGCGAAGATCGAGGCGGCGGGAGGTTCCTGCGAGACGGCGGGTTCCGCGAGCATCTGA
- a CDS encoding 30S ribosomal protein S5 has translation MRGGRRRGRGPSDNADGGDGRPGSEIVERVVYINRSAKVVKGGRRFSFSALVVAGDKNGRVGIGLGKAGEVADAIRKGGEDAKHKLVKVSLRAATIPHEVLSAFGGAKVLLKPASPGTGIIAGKTVRAVVESAGVRDILSKSLGSKNAANVAKATLQALRRLRLREDIFRSRGLESRLKPAEARV, from the coding sequence ATGCGGGGAGGACGCCGTCGCGGGCGAGGTCCCTCGGACAACGCGGACGGAGGCGATGGGCGTCCGGGCAGCGAGATCGTGGAGCGTGTGGTCTACATCAATCGTTCGGCCAAGGTGGTGAAAGGCGGGCGTCGATTCAGTTTCAGCGCGCTGGTGGTGGCCGGGGACAAGAATGGCCGGGTGGGCATTGGTTTAGGCAAGGCCGGCGAGGTGGCGGATGCGATCCGCAAGGGCGGGGAAGACGCCAAACACAAGCTGGTCAAGGTATCGCTGCGAGCGGCGACGATTCCTCACGAAGTTTTATCGGCCTTTGGGGGAGCCAAGGTTCTCTTGAAGCCGGCGTCTCCCGGAACGGGCATCATCGCGGGCAAGACCGTGCGCGCGGTGGTGGAGTCTGCCGGGGTGCGGGACATTTTGAGCAAATCCCTGGGATCGAAGAATGCGGCCAACGTGGCGAAGGCGACCTTGCAAGCGCTGCGGCGGTTGCGGTTGCGCGAGGACATTTTCCGGAGCCGGGGGCTTGAGTCGAGGTTGAAGCCGGCGGAAGCTCGAGTCTAA
- a CDS encoding 50S ribosomal protein L18 has protein sequence MRTEQKLKLRQLRSWRIRKKVIGTAQRPRMSVRFTGKNIHVQFIDDSAGKTLGAVSTITQAGGQQEKLSANVASAQKLGKRAAEVAKAKGIEAVVFDRSGAKFHGKVKALADAAREGGLQF, from the coding sequence ATGAGAACGGAACAGAAACTGAAATTGAGGCAGCTGAGGTCCTGGCGCATTCGCAAGAAGGTGATCGGAACCGCGCAGCGTCCGCGGATGAGTGTCCGGTTCACGGGCAAGAACATCCACGTGCAATTTATCGACGATTCCGCCGGGAAAACATTGGGTGCGGTTTCGACCATCACCCAGGCGGGGGGGCAGCAGGAGAAGCTTTCGGCCAATGTGGCGAGCGCCCAGAAGCTTGGCAAACGGGCGGCGGAAGTGGCCAAGGCGAAGGGGATCGAGGCGGTGGTGTTCGACCGGTCGGGGGCGAAATTTCACGGAAAAGTGAAGGCGCTGGCGGATGCCGCGCGCGAAGGGGGATTGCAGTTTTAA
- a CDS encoding 50S ribosomal protein L6 codes for MSRIGRIPITVPPKVKVEVKGRKVWVEGPKGKLDFEMPALTQATLSGTELKVSREGDDQRAKALHGLSRAILNNMVNGVANGFVKKLEIQGVGFKAAVQGKLVNLSLGYSHPVQYPIPDQIKVTVEENTKLTIEGPSKELVGRVAAEIRAYYPPEPYKGKGVRYSDEKVLRKEGKTVQ; via the coding sequence ATGTCACGCATTGGACGCATACCGATTACGGTTCCGCCAAAGGTCAAGGTGGAAGTCAAGGGCCGCAAGGTTTGGGTGGAAGGCCCGAAGGGAAAACTGGATTTTGAAATGCCTGCCTTGACGCAGGCGACCTTGAGCGGAACGGAGCTGAAAGTGAGCCGTGAGGGGGATGATCAGCGAGCCAAGGCCCTGCACGGGTTGAGCCGCGCCATTCTGAACAACATGGTGAACGGCGTTGCCAACGGATTCGTCAAGAAGCTTGAGATTCAGGGCGTTGGTTTCAAGGCGGCGGTGCAAGGCAAGCTGGTCAATTTGAGCCTGGGTTATTCTCATCCGGTCCAATATCCCATTCCCGACCAGATCAAAGTGACGGTGGAAGAAAACACGAAGCTGACCATCGAGGGGCCGAGCAAGGAGTTGGTGGGACGAGTGGCGGCGGAGATCAGGGCTTATTATCCTCCCGAACCTTACAAGGGCAAGGGTGTGCGATACAGCGACGAAAAAGTCCTCCGCAAGGAAGGCAAGACCGTGCAATAA
- the rpsH gene encoding 30S ribosomal protein S8: MDNIADMLTRIRNAGTALIPEVIMGHSRLKESVAKILKQEGYIADWAVDGAKIKQLRVKLKFEGRRSVIAGMKRVSSPGLRRYVGAGEIPRVLGGMGTAILSTPKGVMTGGQARKQNVGGEVLCFIW, translated from the coding sequence ATGGACAATATTGCAGACATGCTGACGCGGATCCGGAATGCCGGAACGGCGCTGATTCCCGAGGTGATCATGGGGCATTCGCGCCTCAAGGAAAGTGTCGCCAAGATTTTGAAGCAGGAAGGCTACATCGCTGACTGGGCGGTGGACGGTGCCAAGATCAAGCAATTGCGGGTCAAGTTGAAGTTCGAGGGCCGGCGAAGTGTGATTGCCGGAATGAAACGAGTGAGCTCCCCGGGATTGCGCCGCTATGTGGGTGCCGGCGAGATTCCGCGGGTCTTGGGAGGCATGGGGACCGCGATTCTGAGCACGCCGAAGGGGGTCATGACCGGAGGCCAGGCGCGGAAACAAAACGTGGGCGGCGAAGTCCTGTGCTTTATCTGGTAG
- the rpsN gene encoding 30S ribosomal protein S14, which yields MAKKAWIEREKKKRETVKKYAALRAELKAKKDYEGLTKLPKNASPTRVTNRCAISGRRHAYIRKFSCSRLTFREAALAGLIPGVVKASW from the coding sequence ATGGCCAAGAAAGCATGGATTGAGCGGGAGAAGAAGAAGCGCGAGACCGTCAAGAAATACGCCGCGTTGCGGGCCGAGTTGAAGGCGAAGAAGGATTATGAGGGCCTGACGAAATTGCCCAAGAACGCGAGCCCCACGCGCGTCACCAACCGTTGCGCGATCAGCGGACGTCGGCACGCTTACATTCGCAAGTTTTCATGTTCCCGCCTGACGTTTCGCGAGGCGGCCCTGGCGGGGCTTATCCCCGGTGTGGTCAAGGCGAGCTGGTAA
- the rplE gene encoding 50S ribosomal protein L5 → MKPRLQIKYEESVRPALMEKRKYGNVHQAPRIEKIVVNMGVSASLEKGAVDDAAKDLSMITGRKPVICKSRKSVANFKLRKGQPIGCRVTLRREVMYEFYDRLVAAALPRIRDFRGVSRRSFDGKGNYSIGIPDQTIFPEIDLDKIKRQQGMDITIVTSAGTDEEAFELLKLMGMPFAEAK, encoded by the coding sequence ATGAAGCCGAGGCTGCAAATCAAATACGAGGAAAGCGTTCGTCCCGCGCTCATGGAGAAGCGGAAGTATGGCAATGTCCACCAGGCCCCGAGGATCGAAAAGATTGTTGTGAACATGGGGGTGAGCGCGTCTCTGGAAAAGGGCGCGGTGGATGACGCCGCCAAGGATTTGTCGATGATCACGGGTCGGAAGCCGGTGATCTGCAAATCCCGCAAGAGTGTGGCCAATTTCAAGTTGCGCAAGGGACAGCCGATCGGCTGCCGGGTGACCCTTCGGCGGGAAGTGATGTACGAGTTTTACGATCGTCTGGTCGCGGCGGCCCTGCCGCGGATCCGGGATTTTCGCGGCGTGTCGAGGCGGTCCTTCGACGGCAAGGGCAATTATTCCATTGGCATTCCGGACCAGACGATTTTTCCTGAGATTGATTTGGACAAGATCAAGCGCCAGCAGGGGATGGACATCACCATCGTGACTTCGGCGGGCACCGATGAGGAGGCGTTTGAATTGTTGAAATTGATGGGAATGCCGTTTGCGGAAGCCAAGTAA
- the rplX gene encoding 50S ribosomal protein L24 → MASVHVKKGDEVVVLSGADRGKRGKIIEVMPGKQRVIVEGIRMIKRHMRKSQAHPEGRIVTKEGMLHWSKVMRASVYDAKPRRAKAAAEVAQS, encoded by the coding sequence ATGGCGAGTGTGCATGTCAAAAAGGGTGATGAGGTGGTCGTGCTCTCCGGCGCGGACCGCGGCAAGCGGGGCAAGATCATTGAGGTCATGCCCGGGAAACAGCGGGTCATTGTGGAGGGCATCCGCATGATCAAACGCCACATGCGCAAGAGTCAGGCCCATCCTGAAGGCCGCATCGTGACCAAGGAAGGCATGTTGCATTGGTCCAAGGTGATGCGAGCCTCTGTTTACGACGCGAAACCCCGCCGGGCCAAGGCCGCGGCCGAGGTCGCGCAATCTTGA
- the rplN gene encoding 50S ribosomal protein L14, translating into MLQIRSILDVADNTGARKAAAIGVLGRNQRYAKIGDVIKAHIKEAAPDGSVKKGDVVNAVIVRTRKAIRRGDGSYLRFDSNAIVIIDKENNPKGTRIFGPVARELREKRFMKIISLAPEVI; encoded by the coding sequence ATGTTGCAAATTCGATCGATCCTGGACGTGGCGGACAACACGGGTGCGCGCAAGGCGGCAGCGATTGGCGTGCTGGGGCGGAATCAGCGCTACGCGAAGATCGGGGACGTGATCAAGGCGCACATCAAGGAGGCGGCTCCTGACGGGTCGGTGAAGAAGGGCGATGTTGTGAACGCGGTGATTGTGCGCACGCGCAAGGCGATTCGCCGGGGCGACGGGTCATATCTGCGATTCGACTCCAATGCGATCGTCATCATCGACAAAGAGAACAATCCGAAGGGAACGCGTATTTTCGGGCCCGTGGCGCGCGAACTTCGGGAAAAGAGATTTATGAAGATCATTTCCCTGGCCCCCGAGGTGATCTGA
- the rpsQ gene encoding 30S ribosomal protein S17, producing METTQSAECRATRKERTGEVISNKMQKTIVVRVERRFRHPVFKKVVTAFNKFYAHDEEGKAKIGDLVKIAETRPMSKTKRWRLVEVVEASGAAKAQSV from the coding sequence ATGGAAACGACGCAATCAGCGGAATGCAGGGCCACGCGCAAGGAGCGCACGGGCGAAGTCATCTCGAACAAGATGCAAAAAACGATCGTGGTGCGCGTCGAGCGGCGCTTTCGGCATCCGGTGTTCAAAAAGGTGGTGACCGCCTTCAACAAATTTTACGCCCATGACGAGGAGGGAAAGGCGAAGATCGGGGATCTCGTGAAGATCGCGGAGACGCGTCCCATGTCGAAGACCAAACGCTGGCGTCTGGTGGAAGTGGTAGAGGCCTCAGGCGCGGCGAAGGCTCAATCCGTTTAA
- the rpmC gene encoding 50S ribosomal protein L29: MKMIDLKDLTLPELTAKSRDLRQELFNLLLQKASSQLEKPARLRVLRRDIARVETRVSQLRMKTNG; this comes from the coding sequence ATGAAGATGATCGATTTGAAAGACTTGACCCTGCCGGAGTTGACGGCGAAGAGCCGCGACCTGCGCCAGGAGTTGTTCAATCTGCTGCTTCAGAAGGCTTCGAGCCAACTGGAAAAGCCGGCGCGTTTGCGGGTGCTGCGGCGCGATATTGCGCGGGTGGAGACCCGGGTTTCGCAGCTTCGAATGAAAACGAACGGATAA
- the rplP gene encoding 50S ribosomal protein L16, whose protein sequence is MAMMPARVKYRKMQRGSRRGLASRGATVAFGEFGLQAMERCWLDTKQIEAARVAITRFMKRRGKVWIRIFPDKSYTKKPLEVRMGTGKGGVESWVAVIRPANILFEVDGVTEVVARESMRLAAAKLPIRTKFVSRHHGT, encoded by the coding sequence ATGGCGATGATGCCGGCAAGGGTCAAGTATCGGAAGATGCAGCGGGGGAGCCGCCGCGGACTGGCTTCGCGGGGCGCCACGGTGGCGTTTGGAGAATTTGGGTTGCAGGCCATGGAGCGTTGCTGGCTGGACACCAAGCAGATTGAGGCGGCGCGGGTGGCGATTACACGGTTCATGAAGCGGCGCGGGAAAGTTTGGATCCGCATTTTCCCCGACAAATCTTACACCAAGAAACCGCTGGAGGTGCGCATGGGCACCGGCAAAGGCGGAGTTGAATCCTGGGTGGCCGTGATCCGGCCGGCCAACATTTTGTTCGAGGTGGATGGTGTGACCGAAGTGGTGGCGAGGGAGTCGATGCGCCTGGCGGCGGCGAAACTGCCGATCAGGACGAAGTTTGTGTCCCGTCATCACGGCACGTAG
- the rpsC gene encoding 30S ribosomal protein S3 codes for MGQKTNPIGLRVAVTKDWRSKWFAGKKEFGKLLTEDRKIRDILKKKLESASVPKIQIERAATRCRITIFTARPGVVIGRKGAEIDKIKEELGRLTGKEIYVDIQEVKSPEIDAQLVAENVALQLERRISFRRAMKKAVQTAMDFGADGIKIRCAGRLGGAELARVETYHEGRVPLHTLRANIDYGFAEASTVYGKLGVKCWICKGEMKQERGGQAAAGGPAPAAALTASA; via the coding sequence ATGGGACAGAAAACCAATCCGATCGGTCTGCGGGTCGCGGTGACGAAAGACTGGCGTTCGAAGTGGTTTGCCGGGAAGAAGGAATTCGGCAAACTGCTGACGGAGGACCGCAAGATTCGGGACATCTTGAAAAAGAAGCTTGAATCGGCCTCGGTTCCGAAAATTCAGATCGAGCGCGCGGCCACACGGTGCCGGATTACGATCTTCACGGCGCGTCCCGGCGTGGTCATCGGGCGCAAAGGTGCCGAGATTGACAAGATCAAGGAAGAGCTCGGGCGTTTGACCGGCAAGGAGATCTATGTGGACATCCAGGAGGTCAAGAGTCCCGAAATCGACGCCCAATTGGTGGCGGAGAACGTGGCTTTGCAGTTGGAGCGGCGCATTTCATTCCGACGAGCCATGAAGAAGGCGGTGCAGACGGCGATGGATTTCGGGGCGGACGGCATCAAGATTCGTTGCGCGGGGCGGCTGGGGGGTGCGGAGTTGGCGCGCGTGGAGACGTATCATGAAGGAAGAGTGCCGCTGCACACCTTGCGGGCCAACATCGATTACGGGTTCGCGGAAGCGAGCACGGTCTACGGCAAATTGGGAGTGAAGTGCTGGATTTGCAAAGGCGAGATGAAGCAGGAACGGGGAGGACAGGCTGCGGCGGGGGGACCCGCGCCGGCGGCGGCCCTGACGGCCAGCGCGTGA
- a CDS encoding 50S ribosomal protein L22: MEVQAITKNVRMSAQKMREVVRQIQGMNAVQAVAVLEAVPRKSARVVAKTLKSAIANAENNNQLRSESLRVVQAVAGTATSMKRFTPKARGSAGPIVKRSCHIKIVVSDT; this comes from the coding sequence ATGGAAGTTCAAGCGATTACCAAGAACGTTCGGATGTCCGCGCAGAAAATGCGGGAAGTGGTCCGGCAGATCCAGGGGATGAACGCCGTCCAGGCGGTTGCAGTGCTGGAGGCGGTGCCGAGGAAATCGGCGCGCGTGGTGGCAAAAACATTGAAGTCCGCGATCGCAAACGCGGAAAACAACAACCAGCTCCGGTCCGAGTCGCTGCGGGTAGTGCAGGCGGTGGCGGGAACGGCGACCAGCATGAAGCGATTCACCCCCAAGGCCCGCGGGTCGGCCGGGCCCATCGTCAAGCGGAGCTGCCACATCAAAATCGTGGTTTCGGATACCTAA
- the rpsS gene encoding 30S ribosomal protein S19, whose product MGRSIKKGPFVDLPLMSKILKAKETKSKVPIKTWSRRSMITPDFVGLTFNVHNGKVFNPVFVTENMVGHRLGEFSLTRTFKKHGAHTAKAEAK is encoded by the coding sequence ATGGGACGTTCCATCAAAAAAGGCCCCTTTGTGGACTTGCCGCTGATGAGCAAGATCCTGAAGGCAAAAGAGACGAAGTCGAAAGTTCCGATCAAGACGTGGTCGCGCCGGTCGATGATCACGCCCGATTTTGTCGGGCTGACCTTCAACGTGCACAACGGCAAGGTTTTCAATCCGGTGTTTGTGACCGAGAACATGGTAGGGCACCGGCTGGGTGAATTCTCGTTGACCCGCACGTTCAAGAAACACGGCGCGCACACCGCGAAGGCCGAGGCAAAATAG
- the rplB gene encoding 50S ribosomal protein L2: protein MAVKSFRPLTPSTRYITIASFDEITKTRPERRLVQIKKKTGGRNAYGRVTSRGIGQGHKQKIRLVDFKRKKHGLDAKVIAIEYDPMRSARLALLEYSDKERRYILAPNGLSVGSVLRSGDAAAPELGNSLPLKSIPVGMPIHNLELVPGRGAQLVRSAGGAATLMSRDEGYAQVRLPSGEIRKFNELCFATIGQVGNVEHENVILGKAGRARHRGIRPLSRGVAKNPVDHPMGGGAGKTSGGGHPVTPWGVITKGYKTRKKFKYSNRFILVRRDGRPMKHRS from the coding sequence ATGGCTGTAAAATCTTTCCGACCGCTGACTCCATCGACGCGCTACATCACGATTGCGTCGTTCGATGAGATTACGAAGACGCGCCCCGAGCGCCGGCTGGTTCAGATCAAGAAGAAAACCGGCGGACGCAACGCCTACGGACGGGTGACGAGCCGCGGCATTGGGCAGGGCCACAAGCAAAAGATTCGCCTGGTGGATTTTAAGCGCAAGAAGCATGGCCTGGATGCCAAGGTGATCGCCATCGAGTATGATCCGATGCGCAGCGCCCGCCTTGCGTTGCTGGAGTACTCGGACAAGGAGCGCCGCTACATTCTGGCTCCGAACGGGCTGTCGGTCGGATCGGTGTTGCGCAGCGGGGACGCGGCGGCTCCGGAACTGGGCAACAGTCTTCCGCTGAAGAGCATTCCGGTTGGAATGCCCATTCACAATCTGGAGCTGGTTCCGGGACGGGGCGCGCAGTTGGTGCGATCCGCGGGTGGCGCGGCCACGTTGATGTCGCGAGACGAAGGTTATGCGCAAGTGCGGCTGCCTTCGGGCGAGATCCGCAAATTCAACGAGTTGTGTTTCGCGACGATCGGCCAGGTGGGCAACGTGGAGCATGAGAATGTGATTTTGGGCAAAGCCGGGCGTGCCCGTCACCGTGGCATTCGGCCGCTGAGCCGGGGCGTCGCCAAGAACCCGGTGGATCATCCGATGGGCGGCGGGGCCGGCAAGACTTCCGGGGGCGGTCATCCGGTGACCCCGTGGGGGGTTATTACAAAGGGGTATAAGACCCGGAAAAAGTTCAAATATTCGAACCGTTTTATTCTGGTCCGGCGCGATGGCCGGCCGATGAAGCATAGATCCTAA
- a CDS encoding 50S ribosomal protein L23, with protein sequence MNSFEIVKSVRLTEKGTRQSSGFNQYTIVADRRASKLQIRQAVQELFKVKVLAVNTLNVRGKARRQRTANAGRSPSWKKALVTLKEGDKISLT encoded by the coding sequence ATGAACAGCTTCGAAATCGTCAAGTCAGTGAGGTTGACCGAAAAGGGGACCCGCCAATCCTCGGGTTTCAATCAGTACACGATTGTGGCGGATCGCCGGGCGAGCAAACTGCAAATTCGCCAGGCGGTGCAGGAATTGTTCAAAGTGAAGGTTCTCGCCGTGAACACCTTGAATGTGCGTGGCAAGGCGCGTCGCCAACGGACTGCGAACGCGGGGCGTTCCCCCTCCTGGAAGAAGGCGCTGGTGACCTTGAAGGAAGGCGACAAGATCAGTTTGACTTAA
- the rplD gene encoding 50S ribosomal protein L4 has product MKISVKDSQGNVQGEIEVPFVVVEDGKGTQAVHDTVVAFRAAQRMGTACTKTMGEVAGTGKKPWRQKGTGRARSGSFQSPLWRGGGVVFGPKPRDFGVKTSKKTRQLALRKALSERLRAGHVLVLDAVKLETPKTKAFVALLGALGLKGTTLIVDAQVDRNLALSARNIPNLELATGADLNTYQVLRPDHVVITKGALEVLGSRLKGVA; this is encoded by the coding sequence ATGAAAATTTCAGTTAAAGATTCTCAAGGCAACGTTCAGGGGGAAATTGAAGTTCCCTTTGTCGTCGTCGAGGATGGCAAGGGGACTCAGGCCGTGCATGACACGGTGGTGGCATTCCGGGCGGCCCAGCGCATGGGTACGGCCTGCACCAAGACCATGGGTGAGGTCGCGGGCACTGGCAAGAAGCCCTGGCGGCAGAAGGGTACGGGCCGCGCCCGTTCCGGGTCCTTTCAATCGCCGTTGTGGCGTGGCGGCGGGGTGGTGTTCGGTCCGAAGCCCCGCGATTTTGGGGTCAAGACCAGCAAGAAGACCCGTCAACTGGCGCTGCGAAAGGCGTTGAGCGAGCGCTTGCGGGCAGGTCATGTTTTGGTGTTAGACGCCGTGAAGCTGGAGACGCCCAAGACCAAGGCTTTTGTGGCACTCCTGGGGGCGCTGGGATTGAAGGGCACGACGTTGATCGTGGACGCGCAAGTTGATCGAAATCTCGCGCTCTCGGCCCGCAATATTCCCAATCTTGAGCTCGCGACGGGAGCCGATCTGAACACCTACCAGGTGTTGCGACCCGACCATGTGGTGATTACCAAGGGAGCCCTGGAAGTTTTGGGAAGCCGTCTGAAAGGGGTAGCTTAA
- a CDS encoding 50S ribosomal protein L3, which produces MIGLLGKKIGQTRVYDAKGVLVPVTVILAGPNRVVQIRTPEKDGYAAVQLGFSDQKESRLNRAAMGHLRKHESKPVRLLREFRDFPVPVEKGGEVGVNVFAAGDFVDAIGVTKGRGFEGVVKRHGFRGGDMTHGAKGWHRRSGAIGQRLFPGTVMRGMKMPGHMGQVRRTIQNLEVIQVREADHLLLVKGAVPGARGDFVVIRESKKHPKKAAK; this is translated from the coding sequence ATGATAGGCTTGCTTGGAAAGAAGATCGGCCAGACGCGCGTTTATGACGCGAAGGGGGTGCTGGTTCCCGTCACCGTGATTTTGGCGGGGCCGAACCGGGTGGTGCAGATTCGTACCCCCGAAAAGGACGGCTACGCGGCCGTGCAACTTGGGTTTTCGGACCAGAAGGAGTCGAGGCTCAACCGTGCGGCGATGGGACACCTGCGGAAGCATGAATCCAAGCCGGTGCGCTTGCTGAGGGAATTTAGAGATTTTCCGGTGCCGGTGGAAAAGGGTGGCGAGGTGGGGGTGAACGTTTTTGCGGCCGGAGACTTTGTGGACGCGATTGGTGTCACCAAGGGGCGGGGATTCGAGGGCGTGGTGAAGCGCCATGGATTCAGGGGTGGCGACATGACCCACGGAGCGAAGGGGTGGCATCGTCGTTCGGGCGCGATCGGACAGCGGCTTTTTCCGGGCACGGTCATGAGAGGCATGAAGATGCCGGGGCATATGGGCCAAGTGCGACGCACGATTCAAAACCTGGAGGTCATCCAGGTTCGCGAAGCGGATCACCTCCTCCTGGTCAAGGGCGCGGTGCCGGGAGCCCGGGGCGACTTCGTCGTCATCCGTGAGTCGAAGAAGCATCCCAAGAAGGCCGCCAAGTAG